ATCTTTACAAGTAAACACTAATCGGTCACAAAGAATTTCTCCCGTTTGGTCGAATACTACTAATCTGGAAACACCGGTCAGCCATTGCGTCTTATTTATTTTAAAGCTCATAGGCTCGTTGTCTGAAAGATCTACTATACAAAAAAAAGAGGGCTTTCCGCTACTGATAACAGCAAGTCCGAGCACTCCGGCAGGTGTACGGTTGTTTTTCTGCAAGGTTATTTCCACGCTGTCGGTACAAGATGAATTATCTACTTTCAGTACAATTCCTTCCGGCAACGGAGCCGGCAGATCAAAATCAAATGTTTTCCCCCTATATTCGACAACAGCTTTTATTTTATTGCTACTACTAACAGGTGCAGGCGTGTAAGTAAAAGTACCCTTACCTTCGTGTAATACGGAAAAACGAGTTAGTTCTTCTCCTGATTTATCGGTGATAGCTCCGGTTATTTCTATCGGATTACCATAAGCATCTGTCGCCTCGAAAGCCACTCGAGATGACAAACCCTCTACCAAATTTCCCCCTTCAGGGAAAAATTTCACGTTTACCTTTTTCCCTTTTTTCGGCTTTACACGTTTCATCGGATAACGGCCGGTTCCATACCTTTGCATATCTTTTTGTGCAAAATTCCCTTCTTCCTTAGGTTTATCAAAGACAGGTAACAGACGTGAAAAAATAGCTTCATCCCCAAAATTCAACATGTATTTCGTATAGGCCCGGATTTCATAAAAACCGGAATAGAAAGGTAGTTGATCCAAGATAAAATCGCCATGACATTGCCCGTTTTCTATTTTCAACACGCGTTTTGCCACGACCGTTCCTCCGGGACTCAATAATTCGACGTACAAAGTTTTACTTAACCGGCTAGGGGTATATAAGCCTGCAGTAACGACATAACATTTAAACCAAATCACATCCCCCTGGTAATAGGCGGTATTGTCCAGATGTACATATACTTTCTCTTGCGGGATATATTTGAAAAATTCATTCATTTCATAAACATATCCCGCCAACCTGCTTATTGTACTATCCGCTTCCTGCCCTACTACTTTTAAGCAAAACAGTAATAGAAAGAAACAATGCCACCTCATAAGAATCAGTTAAAAACCACACACTTTAACTAACAAAATCAGGAAATTGCGTCAGAAGCAAATTTCCTACTTACGCTTAAAAAACTTATCAAAAAAGATAATTTGATAATCGATTGCATTATTCCAATATTCACCGGTATGCCCTCCGGGACGTCCCAAATAGTCATGGGGAATATTATAATACAACATTTTTTCATGCAGATCCAAGTTTACTTTATAGAAAAAATCATCATATCCGCAATCAATAATAATAGCTAATGCTCCCGGTTTTATTTTAGGAAGTTGAGTAATCACGGTATATTGGTCCCATCTTTCCGGGTTCTCCTTATACTCACCCAAACTCTTGCTCATTTCCCAATTATTAGGGAAAGGACGAATATCTACTCCACCACTTACAGTCCCGCAAGCTCCAAAAATATCTTGGTGAGTAATTCCTAACCACATAGCACCATGTCCCCCCATGCTTAATCCGGTTATAGCACGGCCTGTAGGTGCCTTTCTAGTCTTATATTGCTTGTCTATATAGGAAACCAGTTCCCGGCTTACATACGTATCGTATCTCAAAGAAGGATCGATAGGACTATCCCAATACCAACTATTTTTACCATCCGGGCAGACAATAATCATTTCTTTTTCCGTAGCCAATTGCGGTAAAGTAGGTTTTATATCTATCCACGATTTAAAATTGCCCCCATATCCATGTAATAAATAAAGCACCGGATATTCTTTCGCACCATTTGCCTGATAATTTGCAGGCGTTATTACAATATTTTTTATATCCTTATTCATAGATGCACTATGAACCATTACAGTATCAACCTTTTGAGCATAGGTACTGATACATATCAGAAACAATAGTAAACCACTTAGTAAAAAACAGCGTGTTTTCATTTTCTTTTATTTATTTTTTTGGTATTTCTTCAGTTCCTTTTCTAATTCGTCAATCTCTTTTTCTTGCCGGCGGATCGTTGCCAATAGCGGATTTTGCTCTTCGTTCTCTTCGTCAGAAGGAAATTGCGCATTAATCCGGGCAGCAAAGTCAGACAGCACATTCATATAATTACCGAAAGCAGCAAAGGGAGTTTCATAAGGATAAGATCCATACTTACCTATAAATTGATCCCCCATATAATACAGATGATCGGCACTTTGCAAATAAAACCAATCTTGTATTAACCTGCGGGCGGAAGGAGAAGTTATCTTCTTTCCTAATTCGCCTATTTTATTAAATGCTTCTTGTTGAAGTGCATTGTTCAACCAAGAAGACAGATCTTTATTTCCTTCGGAAGAAATCGGGGTGGCAACAGATATCGAATCCACCGGCTTCAATAATTTAATTATTTCGGAAGGAGTAGAAAATCCTATTCCACGTTGCGCAGCCTGTTCGGGCAAAGTACGGAAGAAATCAAAAATACCGGTGTCCTCTTTATAAATTCCTCCTATCGTTTCATAATTCATCCGCAAGTTAATAAGCTGTTCTTGTTCGGGGATCCGTGCTATCCAAGAAGTATATTTCCCGGCAGTAAGAGGATACTCACTCCAATCGTAATTATTGAAACGCACGGCAATATCTTCGCTTAAGCCGGCATGACGAAACAATAGTTTTAACGCCGGAGTAGAAGACGATTTATACAGATAATCAGGGCTTTTCCAACCCAGTGCGGAAGCGGCTCCTTCCGTAAGTACGCCATCAAAACCCAAATTCGCAATTGCCGGAGCAATCTCTTCTGAATAAATCAATCCGGTATTACAAAAGACTCTCGGCTCTACATTGAACAGAGTATTTATTTTATAGGCATGTGCCTTTACTTGAATAGCAAACTCTTCTTCATTAAATAAGGATGAAAGCGAATGGGAAAAAGTGCTCCCTAAAAATTCAACGTTACCGGTTGCGGCAAGCTCCTTCAAACTGTCGATTACTTCAGGTGCATAAATTTCAAATTGTTCCAGTATTACACCGGATATATCAAAAGCCACTTTAAAACGTTTCCCACTATTTCGAATCATTTCCATCAACAGCCGGTTAGCAGGTAAGTAGCATCGTTGCGCCATATTACGGATTACATCCTCATTAAAAAAGTCGTCATAATAATAATGATCATTTCCGATTTCGGAAAAACGGTATCGTTTCAACCGGTACGGCTGATGAATACGGAAGGTTAAGCAGATCGTTTTCATATTCCTGCGTTTTTATGAATGTTACATTTCTTTATCCTACAAACTTAAAAATAATAGTTTTTATATGCAAGTATATTAGCGATACGTAGCCGTAATCGACCGGGCTACTTCCGTTCCTTGCCGGATTCGATCTGCCATACCGATTCCACCTTGTATGTTACCTGCCAAAATCAGGCCGGGATATTTATTTTCCAGGTTACGAATAGTTTCAAAACGAAGTCCGCTACTCTTTTCATATTGAGGAATGGCTTTCTTATGTCGGAAGATACGCATATAAGTAGGTTCTATCGATAAAGGAAGGTGAAGCATTTGATGTAAATTCCGGTTGATAAGCCCTTCCAGTTCGGAATCCGATAAATCAAATAAGTCGGGACGTCGGCTCCCCCCTATAAAAAAGGAAAACAAAGCTCCCGTTACGGGTGCACGTTCTATAAAACAGGCAGAAGGAAAAAGAATACCCAATATATCTTTTTTTTCTCGTGAAGGCACTAATCCGCCAAAAGCATTAAACTCTCGTCCTTTCGTATTGTCGATGCCCACGCTTGCTTGAATAACAGGAACATACCTTAAGCTACTTATATTATTGAGAGAAGAAGTATCTATAAAAGGCAACAAGTCCGGTAGGCAATATCCTCCCGCTGTGGTTACTACATAATTACTCTCTATACAATATATTTTTTGAGAATTACTAAAAGAAGTCAACCAAGTTTGACCTTCTGCACCCGGTTGTATGGTAACTCCGCCAGCTTCCAATGTTATATTATCTTTCCCTATATGTTTCGCCAAGGCTTTAGGCAAATTATCTAACCCGTTTCGCGCGGAAAATACTTGTTTCGTTGCCAGTTTGTCGCGTTCCGTTTTAGGCAACTTGCTTTTAGCTATCGCTCCTTTAATAAAACTACCATAGTTTTGTTCCAAGTTATAAAGTTTAGGCAATGCATAACGTGTAATCAATGTATGAGGATTCCCTGCGTATACACCGGAAAGAAAGGGATCTACCGCATAATCAAGAAACGATTTCCCCAACCGCCGGCAAGCTAAAGAGGCTACTGACTCATCCGGATCAGTACCTTTGGGACGAAAAGGTTCTAACAAAATGCGAAATTTATCAGTCAAACTAAAAAGAGGGGTTTTAACTCCACTAATAAGACCGGAAGGTAATTCGTGAAATCGATCTCCTTTCCAGATAAGACGTCGTTTAGCATCTTCCTTAGCAATTTCCAGTTCACAATCCGGAGCAAGCGCAGCAAAAAGTTCGGCTACTTCCGGATAAGAAATAACACCGGTATTAGGCCCTGATTCAAAAATAAATCCATTCTCGCGATAGGTACGGATTTGACCGCCTACATGCGAGTTACGCTCTACCACTTGCACCTTCAATCCTTTTCTTATCAAATGGAAGGCCGTAGTAAGTCCGGTTAACCCGGCTCCCACTACTACTACATCTTTCTTAATCTTCTCCATCATTATACAGGTTTAGAAAACGTCTTGTTGCTATGAAGCATGAGTTTATCTAACGAAGCCGCCACATTACGTACAAATAAAGCCCCTTCGGAAGTCATATTAATTTCTTCCCGGTTCCATTCGATAAGATGATCGTCGGCAAAATTTTGTAATATTTGTTCATTATATGCCGTAGCAGATTTTATTACCTCGACTTCCGTTTTCAGCCTTTCTGCCAATTCTTGCCAATTCAAGCTATAGTTACACATCAATGAAGTAATTACTTCACGGGTAATCTGTTCCTCTTTACTTAACGAGTATCCTTTGGCTACCGGTAAAATTCCTTTATCTACCTGTTCAATATAAGTAGTGATGTTTTTAGTATTCTGCATATAGGCTGTCGAAAGCTGGCTAATGGCTGTTACGCCGAATGCATATACCTGGCCCGTAGTCCGACGAGTACAATATCCCTGAAAATTCCTGTGCAACATTTTATTTTGCAAAGCAATCTTTAGTTCATCCTCCTCTTGTACAAAATGATCTAACCCGATAGAATGATATCCGCAAGAGGATAGTAATTTTTTAGCAGATTCATACATTCGGCTTTTTTCCGTCTGGGAAGGAAGTCCGGCTTCTTCCAACTTTAACTGTCTTTTGTTTACCCAAGGAACATGAGCGTACGAGAAAGTGACCACCCTGTCAGGATTTAATTCCACGGCACGGGATATTGTTTTTGTAAAGCTTTCCTCCGTTTGGTAAGGCAAACCATAAATAAAATCCAAATTGATACCGGCACGAGCATTTCTTAATATGGCAAAAATCTCTTCCATAGGAAGTAAAGATGCACGGCGGTTTACTGTTTTCAATACATCCTCTTTGAAATCTTGTACTCCTAAGCTAAAGCGAGTAAATCCGGCTTCGGTCAGTTCTTTCCAAGCTTTGGCATCCAGGTAGCCGGGATGACATTCAATGGCAATTTCCGGATTATCAATACAATCGAAGTAGGAAAGGATTTGTTCGTTAAAAACTTTCAGCCAAGTAACAGGGATAGCCGTAGGACTACCTCCTCCGTAATGTATTTGCGATATTTTACGATCCGGCGAAAGCCTTCGGCATACTATTTCTATTTCTTTCTGTACAGCTTTTAAGTAACTTTCTATTATTCCAGAGCTCATCATCGGGTAAGAATTGCACCCGCAATAAAAACATAAATGCCGACAAAACGGAATGTGGATATAAATAGAAATATGTTGCGGTTGCTGGCTATTAGACAAATCTATAGCTTGCAGGTAATTTTCCTCGGTAAAAGAATCCTGGAAATAATTAGCCGGCGGATAACTGGTATACCGGGGAACCGGTATATTATATTTTTCGAGTACTTCCTGTTTCATTATCTTTTTTTCTTTTAAAAGCAATAAGTATATATATTAATGAACATGTAGCCAGTATAATTTCAAAGAGAAACAATCCGTGATAGCCGAAATGATCGGCCAGCTTCCCGCTACTGATAGCAATCAACATACTGCTTAAATGAGTAAGAACGGTCTGGATAGTAAAATCCGTACCTTCCCGCCCGGGACGCACACAATCCATTGCCGTTGTATAAACCACGATAGTAGCCATTCCGTAACTGCCCCACAACAATAAAATCCCGGCATGCAGCATAGCTATGTTAGGAGTGAACCAGGAAATAATGTAAAAGTAACACGCTGAACTTAAAATACAGACCGCGAATAAAATCCGGGAAGTATATCGTCCTAGCTTTCGCACGATAATACCTCCGGCAAAAGAGCATAAAAAACCCGTAAAAGTTCCTAGTATGCCTACCATCACCCCGATTTCTTTCATATTATATCCCAGGTCGACCAAATAAGGTTTTAGCATAGCCAATGTCCCTATTAAACCGGAATAATAGAAAATTAAGAAAACAATTTGTCTCCATATTCTCTTTTGTGTGAAAAAATAAATCACATCACTCAACCGGGCTTTTTGTCGGATATGCTTTTCATTGATACTTCGTCCTTTATAAAAGTAAAGCGGAATAAGCGCTATAATTACAAATACAGCCACATAGGGCAATAAACTATTCCATCCTAAATGCTTAAACAGTAAAAGCAAGAGTCCGCTTCCTATTAAGGTTCCACCGAAGCTACCCATAGACTGCATGCTGTTCGCCAGACTTTTGTCTTTTCTGCTAAAGGAAAGCACAGCCAATGCATCCGTAGCTATATCTTGGGTAGCAGAGGCTACAAACGAAATAATTATCAAGATAAGAATCGTCAGGAAATTAGTTTTGAATTCTAAGAATGAAACGGCAAAAATGATAATTGCATACACTAATTCAGACGAAAAAATCCAACGTTTATAGTCTTTCAGTGTAGTACTGCTCCCATCGATAAAGGGGGACCAAAGAAATTTAAGTACCCAAGGCAATTTAATAAGTTGCAACAGCCCAATGGAAGTTAACGAGAAATTATCTTGCCGCATCATTACGGGAATAACGGTGGAAAAAAAGCTCATTGGAATGGTCTGAGCAATGTAAAGACAAAAGAATGTAAATAACTTCTGGATATTCCGGGTGTTCATTATAAAAATAAATTAGAAATTAAAGATTAGATACCTGCTGAACATAATATAAAAGCCTTTATTCCGCATGCATCTGCCAAACTTTAAAAGCAATCTGAAAAATATTCATATCATTCTCTATCCGAGCCTCAAATGTAAGCATTTTAGAGGAAATATAAGAAACTTTTGTTGGTATGAATTAGCAGTTACACTTATACATCGGATCGATTTTTAAAAATTCAATGCCAGATTAGCTCCAAATGTAAGCGGTTTACCACGCTGAGCAAGCTTTAAACCGCCAGATTCAAAATAATAAGCATCATAGGTAGTATCGGTCGCATTTTTAATCCATACATCAAACGTTACAAATCGGTGAGTAACGAAAGAAACTTTTCCATTTAATACTCCATAATAAGACTGGCTTGCTGTATTCGCTTCATTCCAATAAATTCTTCCGGCTCCGGTATATTGGGCTGAAAGGATAAGACGGCGTAAAAACGAACTGTGCATATCTATCGTATAATCCCCATGCGCCGAGAAAGTATGGGAAGGAACATATGGCAGATAATTACCCGCATAG
The genomic region above belongs to Parabacteroides pacaensis and contains:
- the hemN gene encoding oxygen-independent coproporphyrinogen III oxidase is translated as MKQEVLEKYNIPVPRYTSYPPANYFQDSFTEENYLQAIDLSNSQQPQHISIYIHIPFCRHLCFYCGCNSYPMMSSGIIESYLKAVQKEIEIVCRRLSPDRKISQIHYGGGSPTAIPVTWLKVFNEQILSYFDCIDNPEIAIECHPGYLDAKAWKELTEAGFTRFSLGVQDFKEDVLKTVNRRASLLPMEEIFAILRNARAGINLDFIYGLPYQTEESFTKTISRAVELNPDRVVTFSYAHVPWVNKRQLKLEEAGLPSQTEKSRMYESAKKLLSSCGYHSIGLDHFVQEEDELKIALQNKMLHRNFQGYCTRRTTGQVYAFGVTAISQLSTAYMQNTKNITTYIEQVDKGILPVAKGYSLSKEEQITREVITSLMCNYSLNWQELAERLKTEVEVIKSATAYNEQILQNFADDHLIEWNREEINMTSEGALFVRNVAASLDKLMLHSNKTFSKPV
- a CDS encoding alpha/beta hydrolase, whose amino-acid sequence is MKTRCFLLSGLLLFLICISTYAQKVDTVMVHSASMNKDIKNIVITPANYQANGAKEYPVLYLLHGYGGNFKSWIDIKPTLPQLATEKEMIIVCPDGKNSWYWDSPIDPSLRYDTYVSRELVSYIDKQYKTRKAPTGRAITGLSMGGHGAMWLGITHQDIFGACGTVSGGVDIRPFPNNWEMSKSLGEYKENPERWDQYTVITQLPKIKPGALAIIIDCGYDDFFYKVNLDLHEKMLYYNIPHDYLGRPGGHTGEYWNNAIDYQIIFFDKFFKRK
- the hemG gene encoding protoporphyrinogen oxidase, which produces MEKIKKDVVVVGAGLTGLTTAFHLIRKGLKVQVVERNSHVGGQIRTYRENGFIFESGPNTGVISYPEVAELFAALAPDCELEIAKEDAKRRLIWKGDRFHELPSGLISGVKTPLFSLTDKFRILLEPFRPKGTDPDESVASLACRRLGKSFLDYAVDPFLSGVYAGNPHTLITRYALPKLYNLEQNYGSFIKGAIAKSKLPKTERDKLATKQVFSARNGLDNLPKALAKHIGKDNITLEAGGVTIQPGAEGQTWLTSFSNSQKIYCIESNYVVTTAGGYCLPDLLPFIDTSSLNNISSLRYVPVIQASVGIDNTKGREFNAFGGLVPSREKKDILGILFPSACFIERAPVTGALFSFFIGGSRRPDLFDLSDSELEGLINRNLHQMLHLPLSIEPTYMRIFRHKKAIPQYEKSSGLRFETIRNLENKYPGLILAGNIQGGIGMADRIRQGTEVARSITATYR
- a CDS encoding glycoside hydrolase family 57 protein; the protein is MKTICLTFRIHQPYRLKRYRFSEIGNDHYYYDDFFNEDVIRNMAQRCYLPANRLLMEMIRNSGKRFKVAFDISGVILEQFEIYAPEVIDSLKELAATGNVEFLGSTFSHSLSSLFNEEEFAIQVKAHAYKINTLFNVEPRVFCNTGLIYSEEIAPAIANLGFDGVLTEGAASALGWKSPDYLYKSSSTPALKLLFRHAGLSEDIAVRFNNYDWSEYPLTAGKYTSWIARIPEQEQLINLRMNYETIGGIYKEDTGIFDFFRTLPEQAAQRGIGFSTPSEIIKLLKPVDSISVATPISSEGNKDLSSWLNNALQQEAFNKIGELGKKITSPSARRLIQDWFYLQSADHLYYMGDQFIGKYGSYPYETPFAAFGNYMNVLSDFAARINAQFPSDEENEEQNPLLATIRRQEKEIDELEKELKKYQKNK
- a CDS encoding MFS transporter; protein product: MNTRNIQKLFTFFCLYIAQTIPMSFFSTVIPVMMRQDNFSLTSIGLLQLIKLPWVLKFLWSPFIDGSSTTLKDYKRWIFSSELVYAIIIFAVSFLEFKTNFLTILILIIISFVASATQDIATDALAVLSFSRKDKSLANSMQSMGSFGGTLIGSGLLLLLFKHLGWNSLLPYVAVFVIIALIPLYFYKGRSINEKHIRQKARLSDVIYFFTQKRIWRQIVFLIFYYSGLIGTLAMLKPYLVDLGYNMKEIGVMVGILGTFTGFLCSFAGGIIVRKLGRYTSRILFAVCILSSACYFYIISWFTPNIAMLHAGILLLWGSYGMATIVVYTTAMDCVRPGREGTDFTIQTVLTHLSSMLIAISSGKLADHFGYHGLFLFEIILATCSLIYILIAFKRKKDNETGSTRKI